A single Bacillus sp. OxB-1 DNA region contains:
- a CDS encoding cation diffusion facilitator family transporter translates to MDLYSNLREGERGAWLSIWTYLVLSAVKLVAGYIGSSEALKADGLNNTTDIIASIAILIGLRISQKPPDENHHYGHLRAETVASLIAAFIMAFIGIEVLINAGKSMIHPIVTPPSLLTAGIAIISAAVMFLVYRFNLKLSERIGSEAIRAAAYDNRSDALVSAGTAIGIGGAVIGFPIIDAITAFIIGILIIYTAIQIFITNVYALTDGFDEQEVENISGVIRNVRGVIELKEFKGRMHGNLMFVDLTVTVNPMLNVIESHRITEDIERTILKEKPFSVVMVHIEPEGIELHPPTEKQSP, encoded by the coding sequence ATGGATCTATATTCGAACTTGCGGGAAGGCGAAAGAGGAGCTTGGCTCAGTATCTGGACATACTTGGTGTTGAGTGCGGTCAAACTGGTTGCGGGCTATATCGGTTCGTCGGAAGCCTTGAAAGCGGATGGCTTGAACAATACGACGGATATTATCGCCTCTATCGCTATTTTGATCGGCTTACGGATTTCGCAGAAGCCGCCGGATGAGAACCATCATTACGGCCACCTCCGGGCAGAGACGGTCGCCTCCTTGATTGCGGCGTTCATTATGGCGTTCATCGGGATCGAGGTGCTGATCAATGCAGGGAAATCCATGATCCATCCAATCGTTACTCCTCCTTCGTTGCTCACTGCTGGCATTGCCATCATCAGTGCGGCAGTCATGTTTTTGGTCTATCGCTTCAACTTGAAGTTATCGGAACGGATCGGCAGTGAAGCGATCCGGGCCGCCGCTTACGATAATCGTTCGGATGCCCTTGTCAGTGCGGGGACGGCGATCGGAATCGGCGGCGCCGTCATCGGTTTTCCGATCATCGATGCCATCACCGCGTTCATCATCGGGATTTTGATCATCTATACGGCTATCCAAATTTTCATTACGAACGTCTATGCCCTGACGGATGGATTCGATGAACAGGAAGTGGAAAACATATCCGGAGTCATCCGCAACGTCCGCGGGGTCATCGAACTGAAGGAATTCAAGGGTCGAATGCACGGCAACTTGATGTTTGTCGATTTGACAGTCACCGTGAATCCGATGTTGAACGTCATCGAAAGCCACCGGATTACGGAGGACATCGAGCGGACAATCCTGAAAGAAAAGCCATTCAGCGTCGTCATGGTCCATATCGAGCCGGAAGGGATCGAATTGCATCCCCCAACAGAAAAGCAGTCTCCGTGA
- a CDS encoding carbon-nitrogen hydrolase family protein — MSEEFDLSSFEISMVIRQMEADDIEKILAMQEECFPGMDPWEEGHLKSHLAMFPEGQFVAELDGEIIGSCSSLIINFDEYDDRHTWDDVTDEGYITNHNPDGYNMYGIEVMVHPAYRRMKVGQRLYEARKELARQLNLKSIIIGGRIPNYHKYADEMSPREYVDAVSRHKIYDPVLTFQLMNDFTLMRVNPNYLPDDKASKKYATLMEWNNVDYKPLTKRHFKTSYPVRICVVQYLMRKISSFEEMAHQCEYFVDVASDANSDFVVFPEIFTTQLMSFLDEPSPSQAVRRMTEFTPQYIELFTSLAVRYNVNIIGGSHFVEEEDEEIYNIAYLFRRDGSIEKQYKIHITPNERKWWGISAGDSVRVFDTDCGKIAIQICYDIEFPELARIATDMGANIIFTPFCTEDRQGYLRVRYCAQARAVENQIYTVISGTVGNLPQTENMDIQYAQSAIFAPSDFEFARDGIVGETNANLEMVLIGDVDLEILRRQRQDGTVKQLKDRRHDVYHIEYKKQ, encoded by the coding sequence GTGAGCGAGGAATTCGATTTATCATCATTTGAAATCAGTATGGTCATCCGCCAGATGGAAGCGGATGATATTGAGAAGATATTGGCGATGCAGGAGGAATGCTTCCCGGGGATGGATCCGTGGGAAGAAGGCCATTTGAAAAGCCATTTGGCAATGTTTCCGGAGGGACAGTTCGTCGCGGAACTCGACGGCGAAATCATCGGTTCATGCTCCAGCTTGATCATCAACTTCGACGAATATGATGACCGCCACACATGGGACGACGTGACAGATGAAGGTTATATTACGAACCACAATCCGGACGGCTATAATATGTACGGCATCGAGGTGATGGTCCACCCGGCCTATCGTCGGATGAAGGTGGGGCAGCGGCTGTATGAGGCGAGGAAAGAGCTGGCACGTCAGTTGAATCTCAAGTCGATCATTATCGGTGGCCGGATACCGAATTATCACAAATACGCGGATGAGATGTCCCCGCGTGAATATGTCGATGCGGTCTCCCGCCATAAAATCTATGACCCGGTTTTGACGTTCCAACTGATGAATGATTTTACGCTCATGCGGGTGAATCCGAATTATTTACCGGACGATAAAGCGTCCAAAAAGTATGCAACGCTGATGGAATGGAATAACGTCGACTACAAGCCATTGACGAAGCGGCATTTCAAGACAAGCTATCCGGTGCGGATTTGTGTCGTTCAATATTTGATGAGGAAGATTTCTTCGTTTGAGGAAATGGCGCACCAATGCGAATATTTCGTGGACGTGGCATCCGATGCCAATTCGGATTTTGTTGTCTTCCCGGAAATTTTCACAACCCAGCTCATGTCCTTCCTGGATGAACCGTCGCCGAGTCAGGCAGTGCGAAGAATGACCGAATTTACGCCGCAGTATATCGAGCTCTTCACCAGCCTCGCGGTCCGTTACAATGTGAACATCATCGGCGGATCCCATTTCGTGGAGGAAGAGGACGAGGAAATCTACAATATCGCGTATTTATTCCGAAGAGACGGTTCGATTGAAAAGCAATACAAAATCCACATCACGCCGAATGAGCGGAAATGGTGGGGCATCAGCGCAGGAGACTCGGTCCGTGTGTTTGATACCGACTGCGGCAAAATCGCCATCCAGATCTGTTACGATATCGAATTCCCCGAATTGGCACGCATCGCGACCGACATGGGAGCGAATATCATCTTCACCCCGTTCTGTACGGAAGACCGCCAAGGGTATTTGCGCGTCCGGTATTGCGCCCAAGCACGCGCGGTGGAAAATCAAATCTACACCGTCATCTCGGGAACGGTCGGAAACTTGCCGCAAACGGAGAACATGGATATCCAGTATGCCCAATCAGCCATCTTCGCCCCGTCCGACTTCGAATTCGCCCGGGACGGCATCGTCGGCGAGACGAACGCCAACTTGGAGATGGTGCTGATCGGCGACGTCGACCTCGAAATCCTACGCCGCCAACGCCAGGATGGAACAGTGAAACAACTGAAAGACCGCCGTCATGATGTGTACCATATTGAGTATAAGAAACAGTAA
- a CDS encoding disulfide oxidoreductase → MQKQLENGLIFICITALIAMFGSLYFSEVRGYEPCELCWYQRILMYPIVLIAGIALYQKNARIALTTAVFALIGGCISLYHYGIQKLTFLQDSAPSCGNVPCTGQYINYFGFITIPFLALIAFLLIFITSLFLMKWQKESN, encoded by the coding sequence ATGCAGAAACAGCTGGAAAATGGCCTTATTTTCATTTGTATTACCGCTTTGATTGCGATGTTCGGGTCGTTATATTTCTCTGAAGTGCGTGGGTATGAACCTTGTGAGCTGTGCTGGTACCAGCGCATTCTCATGTATCCGATCGTATTGATAGCCGGTATCGCACTCTATCAGAAAAATGCCCGGATTGCGTTGACGACCGCTGTTTTTGCGCTCATTGGCGGGTGTATTTCCCTGTATCATTACGGTATCCAGAAATTGACTTTCTTACAGGATAGCGCTCCGTCGTGTGGAAACGTACCTTGTACAGGCCAGTATATCAATTACTTCGGTTTTATCACCATTCCTTTTCTGGCACTTATCGCATTTCTACTTATTTTTATTACAAGCCTTTTCCTTATGAAATGGCAGAAGGAGTCTAATTGA
- a CDS encoding thioredoxin family protein: MKKLLIIGGIIVVIFGLIVFLSNQTDQAKLKDNPYGTEDLEKSTINLIGNENYKNIILPEDLFEKVDSGEPVTAYFFSPDCQYCMEMTPRMMPIADEMGVHVYQYNMLEFYDLAKERYGIENWPTLVHFRDGKEVGRMSGAQPDENIRMFFEEFEGK, translated from the coding sequence TTGAAAAAACTACTCATCATCGGCGGCATTATCGTCGTCATCTTTGGTCTGATCGTCTTCCTTTCCAATCAAACAGATCAAGCGAAGCTGAAGGACAATCCATATGGTACGGAGGATTTGGAAAAATCGACGATCAACTTGATCGGCAATGAAAACTACAAAAACATCATCCTGCCGGAGGATCTTTTTGAAAAAGTCGATTCCGGCGAGCCGGTAACCGCTTATTTCTTCAGCCCGGATTGCCAATACTGCATGGAAATGACGCCGAGAATGATGCCGATTGCGGATGAGATGGGCGTTCACGTCTATCAATACAATATGCTGGAATTCTATGATCTTGCCAAAGAACGATACGGCATTGAGAACTGGCCGACGCTTGTCCATTTCCGTGATGGGAAAGAAGTCGGTCGGATGAGCGGCGCGCAGCCCGATGAGAATATCCGGATGTTCTTTGAAGAATTCGAAGGTAAGTAA
- a CDS encoding RluA family pseudouridine synthase — protein MSVFHYTTSEDGLTVEQLLRERWQAGKKTVHELRMAKGVKDVDGEPIDWRSPLPAGTRLTIEFFHAPSSYESDDAKHLDVLYEDEHILIAMKPAGMATHPAESRENGTFMNQVMAHVRNRGGDYAEHIHRLDKGTAGAILVAKHPIAKVLFDRLLEQGEITRVYSAEVDGYVKRPRGSINYPIGRDRHHPSKRRVSPSGQSALTHFRVKQRTDDSTFVEAELATGRTHQIRVHMAHIGHPVKGDTLYGGSETADGNYRLTATKLSFDHPITGEQTTVEASET, from the coding sequence ATGTCCGTTTTTCATTACACGACAAGCGAAGATGGTCTGACGGTGGAGCAGTTATTGAGGGAACGGTGGCAGGCCGGGAAAAAGACGGTCCATGAGTTGCGGATGGCGAAAGGCGTGAAGGATGTGGACGGGGAGCCGATCGATTGGCGTTCGCCGCTTCCGGCCGGGACACGGCTGACGATCGAGTTCTTCCATGCACCTTCCTCCTATGAGTCGGATGATGCAAAGCATTTGGACGTCCTCTATGAGGATGAGCATATTCTTATTGCCATGAAACCCGCCGGCATGGCGACCCACCCGGCGGAATCCCGAGAAAACGGCACGTTCATGAATCAAGTGATGGCGCACGTACGGAACCGGGGGGGCGATTATGCGGAACATATCCATCGGCTCGATAAAGGGACAGCCGGGGCCATCCTCGTCGCCAAGCATCCGATCGCGAAGGTTTTATTTGACCGGCTGTTGGAACAAGGCGAAATTACCCGTGTCTACTCTGCTGAAGTCGATGGCTACGTGAAGAGGCCGAGAGGATCGATCAATTATCCGATCGGCCGCGACCGCCACCATCCGTCCAAGCGACGGGTGTCCCCTTCCGGCCAGTCCGCCCTAACCCACTTCCGTGTGAAGCAGCGCACGGACGATTCCACTTTTGTCGAAGCGGAACTTGCGACAGGTCGGACCCATCAAATCCGTGTCCATATGGCCCATATCGGGCATCCTGTCAAAGGCGACACGTTATATGGCGGCAGTGAAACGGCCGATGGGAACTATCGATTGACAGCAACGAAACTTTCTTTTGACCATCCGATTACAGGAGAACAAACGACGGTGGAAGCAAGCGAAACGTGA
- a CDS encoding NCS2 family permease: protein MFHLNEAGTNAKTEILAGMTTFLTMVYIVIVNPIILADAGVPFDQVFLATIIATVIGTLWMALFANYPIAIAPGMGLNAYFTSVVIASDGQLDYLTAFSAVFIAGLLFVILSMTSFREKLIESIPENLKHGITAGIGLFIAFLGLRLSGLVAPHESNLVKLGDLTSPSVLLTLFGLLVTIVLMTLNVYGAIFIGMVMTGIVAFFTNQLHFEGAPWKLPHLPEGILVWNPLQAVGDVVSHGLYGVVFAFLIVTLFDTTGTMIGVAKQAGLMKGKSLPRARHALLADSVAATIGSMFGTSPTSAYVESSSGVAVGGRTGLTTVTVAILFIGAAFFSPVVSALSGVSAITAPALIIVGSLMIGVVKQIDWDSFDESFPAFLVILTMPLTSSIATGIALGFITYPLLKVVKGKGKQVPILLYIFAALFTYQLLFLPH from the coding sequence TTGTTTCATTTAAATGAAGCGGGTACGAATGCCAAAACAGAAATTCTAGCAGGTATGACGACTTTTTTGACGATGGTCTATATCGTCATCGTCAACCCGATCATCTTGGCGGATGCCGGTGTGCCGTTCGACCAAGTATTTCTGGCGACCATCATTGCGACCGTAATCGGGACTTTATGGATGGCTTTATTCGCAAATTATCCGATCGCCATCGCACCGGGGATGGGCTTGAACGCTTATTTTACATCGGTAGTCATTGCATCGGATGGCCAGCTCGACTATCTGACTGCGTTCTCTGCTGTATTCATCGCGGGATTGCTGTTCGTCATCCTGTCCATGACTTCATTCCGTGAAAAATTGATCGAGTCCATTCCGGAAAATCTGAAACACGGCATCACTGCGGGGATTGGACTGTTCATCGCATTTTTAGGATTGCGCTTGTCCGGTCTCGTCGCTCCCCACGAGTCCAATTTAGTGAAACTCGGCGACCTGACGTCCCCTTCTGTGTTATTGACCCTATTCGGACTGCTCGTCACGATCGTTCTGATGACTCTGAATGTCTATGGCGCCATCTTCATCGGGATGGTCATGACGGGCATCGTCGCTTTCTTTACGAATCAACTTCATTTCGAAGGTGCGCCTTGGAAGCTGCCACACTTGCCGGAGGGCATCCTCGTCTGGAATCCGCTCCAGGCGGTCGGAGATGTCGTTTCACATGGTCTGTACGGCGTCGTCTTTGCATTTTTGATCGTCACCTTATTCGATACGACCGGCACGATGATCGGCGTCGCCAAACAAGCCGGCCTCATGAAAGGGAAATCGTTGCCGCGGGCGCGCCATGCGCTATTGGCTGATTCTGTCGCCGCTACAATCGGTTCCATGTTCGGGACGAGTCCGACATCCGCTTATGTCGAGTCTTCTTCGGGCGTAGCCGTCGGAGGTCGTACCGGGCTTACGACGGTGACCGTGGCCATCCTCTTTATCGGAGCCGCCTTTTTCAGCCCCGTCGTATCAGCCCTCTCCGGGGTCTCGGCTATCACCGCTCCCGCGCTCATCATCGTCGGCAGCTTGATGATTGGCGTAGTGAAGCAAATCGATTGGGATTCATTTGACGAATCGTTCCCGGCGTTCCTTGTCATCTTGACGATGCCGTTGACTTCCAGCATCGCTACGGGGATCGCTCTCGGGTTCATCACTTATCCTTTATTGAAAGTGGTGAAAGGGAAAGGCAAACAGGTTCCCATTCTACTCTATATTTTTGCTGCTCTCTTCACATACCAATTGCTCTTTTTGCCGCATTAA
- the trmL gene encoding tRNA (uridine(34)/cytosine(34)/5-carboxymethylaminomethyluridine(34)-2'-O)-methyltransferase TrmL: MTIHVALFEPLIPANTGNIARTCAGTGTKLHLIEPLGFSTDDKMLKRAGLDYWEFVDIRYHDGIEALFSSFPDAEFYFITKFGTKPYSSFDFSDGSKDLFFVFGKETTGLPDELIESRLEQCLRIPMNGNIRSLNLSNTASILIYEALRQQNFPELV, from the coding sequence ATGACGATCCATGTTGCTTTATTTGAACCGCTCATTCCAGCGAATACGGGGAATATTGCGCGGACTTGCGCGGGGACGGGGACGAAACTCCATTTGATTGAACCGCTCGGATTTTCGACGGATGATAAAATGTTGAAACGGGCAGGGCTCGATTATTGGGAGTTTGTCGACATCCGGTATCATGATGGGATTGAGGCGCTATTCTCTTCCTTCCCTGATGCGGAGTTTTACTTTATTACAAAGTTCGGGACGAAGCCGTACAGCTCTTTCGATTTTTCGGATGGGTCGAAGGATCTCTTCTTTGTTTTCGGAAAAGAGACGACCGGACTGCCGGATGAGCTTATCGAAAGCCGTCTGGAGCAATGTTTGCGCATTCCGATGAACGGAAATATCCGTTCTTTGAATTTGTCGAATACGGCGTCCATCCTGATCTATGAAGCGCTGCGGCAACAAAACTTTCCGGAATTGGTATAA
- the queG gene encoding tRNA epoxyqueuosine(34) reductase QueG, with protein sequence MNAVQLQEAIRTYAASIGIDKIGFTTAAPFREMKNRLRRQQELGYQSGFEEKDLDKRTEPALLLDEAESIISIAIAYPSKMQDAPKGKKGERRGLFCRASWGMDYHTVLREKLQLLEQYIKEYAPTAQLRSMVDTGELVDRAVAERAGIGWSGKNCSIITPEFGSYVYLGEMITNIPFEPDVPMEDECGDCTLCLDACPTGALIQGGQLNAQRCIAFLTQTKTAIPEEFRVEIGNRLYGCDTCQTVCPKNRRKYNLHQPAFQPEPELAKPLLEPLLQLSNRQFKDRFGHVSGSWRGKNPIQRNAIIALAHFKEEEAVPALINLLKEDPRPVIRGTAAWALGEIRTETGNSAMEEALLLEQDDAVREELETAIEKQLN encoded by the coding sequence GTGAATGCTGTTCAGCTGCAAGAAGCGATCCGGACGTATGCGGCTTCCATCGGCATCGACAAAATCGGTTTTACGACAGCAGCCCCATTCCGGGAAATGAAAAACCGGTTAAGGCGGCAACAGGAATTAGGCTATCAGTCCGGTTTCGAGGAGAAAGACTTGGATAAGCGGACAGAACCGGCGTTGCTTCTGGATGAGGCGGAGAGTATCATTTCCATTGCAATCGCCTATCCATCCAAAATGCAGGATGCCCCGAAAGGGAAAAAAGGGGAACGGCGCGGGCTCTTTTGCCGTGCATCCTGGGGAATGGACTATCATACAGTGCTTCGGGAGAAATTGCAGCTTCTGGAGCAATATATAAAGGAATACGCGCCGACTGCACAGTTGCGTTCGATGGTCGATACGGGAGAACTCGTAGACCGTGCAGTAGCGGAGCGCGCGGGGATCGGTTGGTCGGGTAAAAACTGTTCCATCATTACGCCAGAGTTCGGTTCCTATGTGTACTTAGGCGAAATGATCACGAACATACCATTTGAGCCCGATGTCCCGATGGAGGATGAATGCGGCGATTGTACACTGTGCCTGGATGCGTGCCCGACCGGCGCCTTGATCCAAGGTGGCCAACTGAATGCACAGCGCTGTATCGCGTTCCTGACGCAGACGAAAACAGCGATTCCCGAAGAATTTCGTGTGGAAATCGGGAACCGCCTGTATGGATGTGATACGTGCCAAACGGTCTGCCCGAAGAATAGAAGGAAATATAATTTGCATCAGCCTGCTTTCCAACCGGAGCCGGAACTGGCCAAGCCGTTGCTGGAACCATTGCTGCAATTATCGAACCGGCAGTTCAAAGACCGTTTTGGCCATGTCTCAGGTTCGTGGCGAGGGAAGAATCCGATCCAACGGAATGCCATCATCGCATTGGCGCATTTTAAAGAGGAAGAGGCCGTTCCTGCTCTGATCAACTTGCTGAAAGAGGATCCGCGTCCCGTCATTCGGGGCACCGCGGCGTGGGCGCTCGGAGAAATCAGGACGGAAACCGGCAATTCCGCGATGGAAGAGGCATTGCTGCTGGAACAAGACGACGCCGTCCGGGAAGAATTGGAGACGGCAATCGAGAAACAGCTTAACTAG
- a CDS encoding B3/B4 domain-containing protein: MIVEMEQKLLTDMPDLKMGINYYTKITVEESPQMLKGRLQLFQEQLFFEMEDKPLADYVGIKEWRSVWKSLGADPNRYRPSVEALMRRVKKQNYIQPFHSAVDLNNFFSLQYEIPVGIYDFEKTIGNIRVSVGSEEDGYEGLNGRFNSLSGILLLQDDYSPFGSPFVDSIRTAVTQETTSALQVFFIRPSMDAEEALDLTTACANMFTSISGGDSQSFVLHADEHVITIEP; encoded by the coding sequence TTGATAGTTGAAATGGAACAGAAACTGCTGACCGACATGCCCGATTTGAAAATGGGCATTAATTATTATACCAAAATTACAGTGGAAGAATCGCCTCAAATGCTAAAAGGAAGACTGCAACTTTTCCAAGAACAACTTTTCTTTGAAATGGAAGACAAGCCACTTGCCGACTACGTCGGAATCAAAGAATGGCGCAGTGTCTGGAAATCACTAGGAGCAGATCCAAACCGGTATCGCCCTTCCGTCGAAGCCCTGATGCGCCGCGTGAAAAAACAAAATTATATCCAACCGTTCCACAGTGCAGTCGATTTGAATAACTTCTTCTCCTTGCAATATGAAATTCCCGTAGGCATCTATGATTTTGAGAAGACGATCGGCAATATTCGCGTATCTGTCGGATCTGAAGAGGATGGCTATGAAGGATTGAACGGACGTTTCAACTCCCTGTCCGGCATTTTATTGCTGCAAGATGATTATAGCCCGTTCGGAAGCCCTTTTGTGGATTCAATTCGAACGGCAGTTACGCAAGAGACGACCTCTGCCCTGCAAGTATTCTTCATCCGGCCTTCCATGGATGCAGAAGAGGCGCTCGACCTGACCACCGCCTGCGCCAATATGTTCACCAGCATTAGCGGAGGAGACTCACAATCATTCGTTTTACATGCAGATGAGCACGTCATTACCATTGAGCCATAG
- a CDS encoding RNA polymerase sigma factor yields the protein MTRHSIEDWFHEYERDVTSFLIYFTGRMDVEDLVQDTFMIALKKLSTFKGDAHPKTWLISIARNQVLDTYRRRQRWSRLAQLLGAEQRGMDEVEGQLIRSQATEELYRAIRRLSPKPRELVILRGILELSSKEAATILNSTDNAVNVMYHRALKKLKQVLEEEETANGRDKGIT from the coding sequence GTGACTCGGCATTCAATTGAGGACTGGTTTCATGAATATGAGAGAGATGTCACCAGTTTTTTGATTTATTTTACCGGACGGATGGATGTGGAAGATCTGGTCCAGGATACTTTCATGATTGCCCTGAAAAAGTTGTCTACCTTTAAAGGGGATGCTCATCCGAAGACATGGCTGATTTCCATTGCGCGCAATCAGGTGCTGGATACGTATCGCAGGCGGCAGCGTTGGTCACGGCTTGCTCAATTGCTGGGTGCTGAGCAAAGGGGGATGGACGAGGTGGAAGGGCAGCTGATCCGCAGCCAGGCTACAGAGGAGCTTTATCGGGCTATTCGTCGCCTTTCCCCGAAGCCTCGGGAATTGGTCATTCTCCGAGGGATCTTGGAGCTGTCTTCGAAAGAGGCTGCCACCATTTTGAACAGCACGGATAATGCAGTGAATGTTATGTATCATCGGGCACTAAAGAAGCTAAAACAAGTATTGGAAGAGGAGGAAACTGCCAATGGACGAGATAAAGGAATTACGTAA
- a CDS encoding nucleotidyltransferase-like protein, with product MEQVLRSIYQERASSPDTLGVILVEKRMPGDPVTDTFDAILLIITANEDIPIYTKHYTDGQEKAAMHVISEKQLQKWVLVGSKRKVVDWLFYGKVYFDRNEYVEQLKTALHSYPSYGRHIKMGLELSKLVRGYMEGKTYFEQGNHLDAYHHVVQSLHHLARLAVVEEGSFPEVTVWSQVKKIDPSIYKLYEELIMSEEPLEKRLELLFLASEFFIHNRTMDGSRHIRSVMATKQRWTIQELHENEELEMYSINLEVFIEFLIDKGLIHVIETDSKNDFIFHREYSVNRERLEQ from the coding sequence GTGGAACAGGTGCTAAGGTCAATCTATCAGGAACGGGCAAGTTCCCCGGATACGCTAGGAGTCATCCTTGTGGAGAAGCGGATGCCCGGAGATCCGGTTACCGATACATTTGACGCAATACTTCTTATCATTACTGCAAATGAAGACATCCCGATTTACACAAAACATTACACAGACGGACAGGAGAAAGCCGCCATGCACGTCATCAGTGAAAAACAACTCCAGAAATGGGTTTTGGTCGGATCCAAACGGAAAGTGGTCGATTGGCTGTTTTACGGAAAAGTCTATTTCGACCGGAACGAATACGTAGAACAGTTGAAGACTGCTTTGCACTCCTACCCTTCCTATGGACGGCATATCAAAATGGGACTGGAGCTTTCAAAATTAGTTAGAGGCTATATGGAAGGCAAAACATATTTCGAACAAGGAAATCACCTGGACGCCTACCACCATGTTGTTCAATCCCTTCATCACCTCGCCAGATTGGCTGTGGTCGAGGAAGGTTCATTCCCCGAGGTCACGGTATGGTCCCAGGTGAAAAAGATTGATCCATCGATTTACAAGCTATATGAAGAATTGATCATGAGTGAAGAGCCTTTGGAAAAACGGCTGGAGCTTCTATTCTTGGCCAGCGAGTTTTTCATCCATAACCGTACAATGGATGGATCTCGTCACATCCGGAGCGTCATGGCGACGAAGCAGCGGTGGACGATTCAAGAACTCCATGAGAATGAAGAACTTGAAATGTACTCCATCAATCTGGAAGTGTTTATCGAATTCTTGATCGATAAAGGATTGATCCATGTAATCGAAACGGATTCGAAAAATGATTTCATCTTCCACAGGGAATATAGTGTGAACCGGGAGAGGCTGGAACAATAG
- a CDS encoding YgzB family protein — protein sequence MKPYKNKINRIRSFALSLIFIGVVIMYIGIFFRSNEIIMLLFMVLGMLAIIGSTIVYAWIGMLSTRAVQITCPNCGRQTKMLGRVDMCGHCREPLTLDPSLEGKEFDEAYNRPAKKDESAK from the coding sequence TTGAAACCTTATAAAAATAAGATAAACCGGATACGGTCGTTTGCCTTATCGTTAATATTCATCGGCGTTGTCATTATGTACATTGGAATCTTCTTTAGAAGCAATGAAATTATCATGTTGCTCTTCATGGTCCTGGGAATGCTTGCCATCATCGGAAGCACAATTGTCTATGCTTGGATCGGCATGCTGTCCACTCGGGCGGTGCAGATCACTTGCCCGAATTGCGGCAGACAGACCAAAATGTTAGGCCGCGTCGATATGTGCGGGCATTGCCGCGAGCCGCTCACTTTGGATCCTTCACTCGAAGGGAAAGAGTTCGACGAAGCGTATAACCGTCCAGCGAAAAAAGATGAAAGTGCAAAATAA
- the perR gene encoding peroxide-responsive transcriptional repressor PerR, protein MSEVLLQDALDTLKTTGVRITPQRHAILEYLISSDAHPTADEIYKALERDFPSMSVATVYNNLRVFRNSGLVKELTYGDSSSRFDFVTHDHYHIICEHCGRIVDFHHPGLEEVEHFASHVTGFKVNTHRLEVYGTCPSCAEGSGTVQ, encoded by the coding sequence ATGTCTGAAGTGCTTTTGCAAGACGCGCTGGACACATTAAAAACGACCGGCGTGAGAATTACTCCACAAAGACATGCGATTTTAGAATATCTGATTTCTTCCGATGCGCACCCGACCGCGGATGAAATATATAAAGCGCTAGAACGAGATTTTCCTAGTATGAGCGTAGCTACCGTTTATAATAACCTCCGGGTATTCCGCAATTCGGGACTTGTCAAAGAGCTTACGTATGGAGATTCATCCAGTCGGTTCGATTTTGTGACACATGATCACTATCATATTATTTGTGAACATTGCGGGAGAATTGTGGATTTTCATCATCCGGGTCTGGAAGAGGTGGAGCATTTCGCTTCCCATGTGACCGGTTTTAAAGTGAATACGCATCGTCTGGAAGTCTATGGTACTTGCCCGTCGTGTGCGGAGGGCAGTGGGACTGTCCAATAA